A stretch of Cynocephalus volans isolate mCynVol1 chromosome 9, mCynVol1.pri, whole genome shotgun sequence DNA encodes these proteins:
- the HS3ST1 gene encoding heparan sulfate glucosamine 3-O-sulfotransferase 1 gives MAALLLGAVLLVAQPQLVPSRPTAAPRAEPGQQELLHEVGSPEEDIRAGAAPNGSAQQLPQTIIIGVRKGGTRALLEMLSLHPDVAAAENEVHFFDWEEHYRQGLAWYRSQMPFSSPHQLTVEKTPAYFTSPKVPERVHAMNPAIRLLLILRDPSERVLSDYTQVLYNHVQKRKPYPSIEEFLVRDGRLNVDYKALNRSLYHLHLHNWLRRFPLRRIHIVDGDRLIRDPFPEIQKVERFLKLSPQINASNFYFNKTKGFYCLRDGGRDRCLHESKGRAHPHVDPKLLSKLHEYFHEPNKKFFELVGRTFDWH, from the coding sequence ATGGCCGCGCTGCTCCTGGGCGCGGTGCTGCTGGTGGCCCAGCCCCAGCTAGTGCCTTCCCGCCCCACCGCCGCCCCCAGGGCCGAGCCGGGCCAGCAAGAGCTTCTGCACGAAGTGGGGAGCCCCGAGGAGGACATCCGAGCGGGCGCGGCCCCGAACGGCTCTGCCCAGCAGCTGCCGCAGACCATCATCATCGGCGTGCGCAAGGGCGGCACCCGCGCGCTGCTGGAGATGCTCAGCCTGCACCCCGACGTGGCGGCCGCCGAGAACGAGGTGCACTTCTTCGACTGGGAGGAGCATTACCGCCAAGGCCTGGCCTGGTACCGCAGCCAGATGCCCTTCTCCTCCCCGCACCAGCTCACGGTGGAAAAGACCCCCGCCTACTTCACGTCGCCCAAAGTGCCTGAGAGGGTCCACGCCATGAACCCGGCCATCCGGCTGCTGCTCATCCTGCGGGACCCGTCGGAGCGCGTGCTGTCCGACTACACCCAAGTGTTGTACAACCACGTGCAGAAGCGCAAGCCCTACCCGTCCATCGAGGAGTTCCTGGTGCGCGACGGCAGGCTCAACGTGGACTACAAGGCGCTCAACCGCAGCCTCTACCACCTGCACCTGCACAACTGGCTGCGCCGCTTCCCGCTGCGCCGCATCCACATCGTGGACGGCGACCGCCTCATCAGGGACCCTTTCCCCGAGATCCAGAAGGTCGAGCGGTTCCTGAAGCTGTCGCCGCAGATCAACGCCTCCAACTTCTACTTTAACAAAACCAAGGGCTTTTACTGCCTGCGGGACGGCGGCCGGGACCGCTGCTTGCACGAGTCCAAAGGCCGGGCGCACCCCCACGTCGATCCCAAACTACTCAGTAAACTACACGAATATTTTCACGAGCCAAATAAGAAGTTCTTCGAGCTCGTCGGCAGGACATTTGACTGGCACTGA